One window of Chlamydia sp. 04-14 genomic DNA carries:
- a CDS encoding FKBP-type peptidyl-prolyl cis-trans isomerase: MKKRWHLIIITMVVSFSIASCDSSSQDENQTEQVREKSTANDSQLSVNQQISRTFGHLLARQLRKSEDIMMDITEVAKGLQAELECKSAPLTESEYEEKMAEIQQLVFEKKAKENLSLAERFLQENKKNADVVEVQADKLQYRIVKEGAGKAISGKPSALLHYKGTFINGQVFSSSEGNKEPILLPLGQTIPGFALGMQGMKEGETRILYIHPDLAYGTAGQLPPNSLLIFEINLIETTDDSVATKNTENKNTAS, from the coding sequence ATGAAAAAACGATGGCATTTAATTATAATAACAATGGTTGTGTCCTTTTCCATTGCTTCCTGTGATTCGAGTTCTCAAGATGAGAACCAAACAGAACAAGTTAGGGAGAAAAGCACTGCTAATGATTCACAACTTTCTGTAAATCAACAGATATCGCGCACTTTCGGTCATTTGCTAGCAAGACAGTTACGTAAATCAGAAGATATTATGATGGATATCACTGAGGTTGCTAAAGGGTTGCAAGCTGAGTTAGAATGCAAAAGCGCACCTTTAACTGAATCAGAATATGAGGAAAAAATGGCAGAAATACAGCAATTAGTTTTCGAGAAGAAGGCGAAAGAAAATCTCTCCCTAGCAGAAAGATTCCTACAAGAAAATAAGAAGAATGCCGATGTTGTGGAAGTGCAGGCTGATAAATTACAATACCGTATTGTAAAAGAAGGTGCTGGAAAAGCCATTTCAGGCAAGCCTTCTGCACTTCTTCATTACAAAGGTACTTTTATCAATGGTCAAGTATTTAGCAGCTCAGAAGGTAATAAAGAACCTATTCTTCTTCCTCTAGGACAAACAATACCAGGATTTGCCTTAGGAATGCAGGGAATGAAAGAAGGTGAAACGCGTATCCTTTATATCCATCCTGATTTAGCTTATGGAACTGCCGGTCAATTACCTCCCAACTCTCTATTGATTTTTGAAATTAATTTAATTGAAACTACGGATGATTCTGTAGCTACAAAAAATACAGAGAATAAAAATACGGCTTCATGA